The sequence GGTTGCCGCGGTGGCTTTTTCCGCTGTTCGGGGGTGCCGTCGGTCGGTCTGGCGCCCGGCCGGGACCGGCCGTCAGGCCGCATGCCCGGCCGGGGCGCCATGGGCGACCGGCGGCGCTGTGCGCCGCCCTTGAGTGAGTAGAGAAAGTTTTCGACGGCTTCAGCGACAGCTGACCGGGGCCCGAAGGCGGGTCGGCTCAGAAGCTGATGCAAGATTTGGCGAACGCCGGGTGCAGAACGCTGAGGACGCCGACCGAGTTGCCGCAGATGTACGGTTCGACGTTGATGGGGATCTGTACCTGGTCGCCGCTGAGAAGGCTCTTCCCGCTGAGAGCGACTGCGCCGTGTGTGGCGCCCGCGCGGTTGGCCTTGGCGGATGTGGCGTGGGGGTCGGGCAGGTTCTCGGCGGTGTGGTGGTCTGCGCCGATGTTGAGGTGGCCGGTGGGCTGGTCGTAGACGATGACCTCGTCGTCGGATTCGTTGCTGACCGATTGGATGGCGACGCCGGATCCGGGTGTGAAGCCGATCCACCGGGCGATGCTGGTCCCCCGGATCCCGATGTAGCCCTGGCCGTTCTGGTCGGGCTCGGTGAACATGGCGAAGGGGTTCTGGTCGGCGAACTGGGTGACGGCGGCGTTGACGATGTCGGCGGGGCCCCAGGCGACGATCACGCCTGCCCTGGTCCGCACCTGCAGCCCCATGGCTGCCAGTTCGGAGGCAATGCTGGTCTCCCGGGCAACGGCGGCAGCACTGGGGGCCTCGGCGG comes from Streptomyces sp. TLI_053 and encodes:
- a CDS encoding chaplin, which encodes MTDRVQVRNTARTTVRRRMRLGIAALAVAALPLAALSPARAADQEPAAEAPSAAAVARETSIASELAAMGLQVRTRAGVIVAWGPADIVNAAVTQFADQNPFAMFTEPDQNGQGYIGIRGTSIARWIGFTPGSGVAIQSVSNESDDEVIVYDQPTGHLNIGADHHTAENLPDPHATSAKANRAGATHGAVALSGKSLLSGDQVQIPINVEPYICGNSVGVLSVLHPAFAKSCISF